One Sphingobacteruim zhuxiongii DNA window includes the following coding sequences:
- a CDS encoding acyloxyacyl hydrolase has translation MSNGDSTRIPFTKFSHHFSAEVRSAYVFPTSPFYKSEIANDALTKQAIAGHVRYSFALPKGSLGNQIFSKTQQGIGVAVFSFGNDRELGTPIASYLFQNAEILRLSKLSSLHYEWNFGLSSGWRPYNPVSNPMNMVMGSKVNAYINLGLFFKWRLNKQWNMMTGADFTHFSNGNTEYPNAGLNMIGAKLGLAYNLTEHRPKEGEIVETALVPSFPRHVSYDFVLFGSWRRKGIEFGNTQVASPDKYPVVGAYFAPMYNLGYRMRAGVSIDMLYDGSGNVYTEDYIVGTEQPFYKPHWKEQLALGLSGRADFTMPIFTISVGIGTHILHRGGDFSGTYQSLALKTKVTRSTFLHIGYSIKDFRDPNYLMLGIGYRFNNKTPLLVNF, from the coding sequence ATGTCAAATGGAGACAGTACTCGAATTCCATTTACTAAATTCTCACATCACTTTTCTGCAGAGGTCCGTTCGGCTTATGTTTTTCCTACATCACCCTTTTATAAGAGTGAGATTGCAAATGATGCCCTTACAAAGCAAGCAATTGCTGGGCATGTGCGGTATTCTTTTGCGCTCCCAAAAGGAAGCCTAGGGAATCAGATATTTTCCAAGACCCAGCAAGGAATTGGGGTGGCGGTTTTCAGTTTTGGAAACGATCGAGAATTAGGAACTCCAATTGCGAGTTATCTATTTCAAAATGCCGAAATATTAAGACTTAGTAAACTAAGTTCGCTGCATTATGAATGGAATTTTGGGCTCTCCAGTGGTTGGCGACCCTATAATCCCGTTAGTAATCCTATGAATATGGTCATGGGATCTAAGGTCAATGCATATATTAACTTGGGCTTATTTTTTAAATGGCGTCTAAATAAGCAATGGAATATGATGACCGGAGCAGATTTTACACATTTCTCGAATGGTAATACAGAATATCCTAATGCGGGGCTAAATATGATTGGTGCGAAGCTCGGATTGGCTTATAATCTAACAGAGCATCGCCCGAAAGAGGGAGAAATTGTGGAAACAGCACTTGTACCCTCTTTCCCAAGACATGTAAGTTATGATTTCGTTTTGTTCGGATCCTGGCGTAGAAAAGGGATAGAATTTGGAAATACCCAAGTGGCGTCTCCAGACAAATACCCCGTTGTTGGTGCATATTTTGCGCCGATGTACAATTTAGGGTATAGAATGCGTGCGGGTGTTTCCATCGATATGCTCTATGATGGCAGTGGGAATGTCTACACTGAGGATTATATTGTTGGAACAGAACAGCCGTTTTATAAACCACATTGGAAAGAACAACTTGCGCTTGGTTTGTCTGGTAGAGCAGATTTCACGATGCCAATTTTTACCATAAGCGTTGGCATTGGTACGCATATTCTTCATCGCGGCGGCGATTTTAGCGGTACATATCAGAGTTTAGCGCTTAAAACGAAGGTCACGCGCAGTACCTTTCTACATATTGGCTATAGTATTAAAGATTTTAGAGATCCCAATTATCTCATGTTGGGCATTGGTTATCGTTTCAATAATAAAACTCCGCTTCTAGTCAATTTTTAA